A window of the Rhizobium viscosum genome harbors these coding sequences:
- a CDS encoding MipA/OmpV family protein: protein MSASLKLTADRSRLLSIAVASLFLSPFATQAADFGNSEQTAPEPSPPDPERFGPVRQALHDWHVVIGAGAIFQPKYEGSDEFEVSPFPFVSAEFFDRITIDPSGIEIKAFEKDAFRFDVNVGYDSGRDEDDADTLRGMGDIDFGVTVGGKATYTFGPANVFVSVDKTIGGSEGLLATAGAAISQPLSEHLILGAEASATFADDNYMEAYFGVDAVQSARSGHAQYKAGAGIKSVDLSASATYLINENWVVRGEQGVSFLVGDAADSPIVKEKVQSKTMLMLGYRF from the coding sequence ATGTCTGCCTCTCTAAAACTGACCGCCGATCGGTCCCGGCTACTTTCCATCGCCGTGGCGTCGCTATTCTTATCGCCCTTTGCCACGCAAGCCGCCGACTTCGGAAACAGCGAACAGACCGCGCCGGAACCGTCACCTCCGGACCCGGAGCGTTTCGGCCCGGTTCGCCAGGCATTGCACGATTGGCACGTCGTCATCGGCGCCGGCGCCATCTTCCAACCGAAATACGAGGGAAGCGACGAGTTTGAAGTCTCGCCCTTCCCCTTCGTATCCGCCGAATTCTTCGACCGGATCACGATCGATCCAAGCGGCATCGAAATAAAGGCCTTCGAGAAGGATGCTTTCCGGTTCGACGTCAATGTCGGATACGACTCGGGCCGTGACGAGGACGATGCCGACACGTTGCGCGGTATGGGCGACATCGATTTCGGCGTAACTGTCGGCGGTAAGGCCACCTACACGTTTGGGCCTGCCAATGTCTTCGTCTCGGTCGACAAGACGATCGGCGGAAGCGAGGGCTTGCTCGCAACCGCCGGTGCGGCCATCTCGCAGCCCCTGTCGGAACATCTCATCCTCGGCGCCGAGGCTTCCGCCACTTTCGCGGACGACAACTACATGGAAGCCTATTTCGGCGTTGACGCCGTCCAGTCGGCCCGCTCCGGTCATGCGCAGTACAAGGCTGGAGCCGGGATCAAGAGCGTCGATCTCTCCGCCTCGGCCACCTACCTGATCAACGAGAACTGGGTGGTCAGGGGCGAGCAAGGCGTGAGCTTCCTGGTCGGAGACGCTGCAGACAGCCCGATCGTCAAGGAAAAGGTTCAGTCAAAAACCATGCTGATGCTGGGTTACCGTTTCTGA
- a CDS encoding response regulator: MVDERARAAVERPRILIVEDDRQIAEMLRESLVEQGMDAELAADGAAMDAKMRMMPFDLVVLDVMLPGEDGLSLCRRLRAGGGIPILMLTSLSTDIDRIVGLEIGADDYVTKPFVLRELLARIKGLLRRSGLSAQREVRPAHRLFRFEGWRIDPARRQVHDPAQARIAMTTHEFDLLLAFCRNAGRVLTREQLLAVTHAGLAGPIERSIDVHISRLRQKIEKDPRDPLLIKTVRLGGYVFTAQVEEADV; this comes from the coding sequence TTGGTTGATGAGCGTGCACGAGCGGCCGTCGAACGGCCGAGGATACTGATCGTCGAGGACGATCGTCAGATTGCTGAAATGCTGCGGGAGAGTCTTGTCGAGCAGGGCATGGATGCGGAACTCGCGGCCGATGGCGCAGCGATGGACGCGAAGATGCGTATGATGCCCTTCGATCTTGTTGTCCTCGATGTTATGCTGCCCGGCGAAGATGGTCTCAGTCTCTGCCGCCGCCTGCGCGCAGGCGGCGGCATCCCGATCCTGATGCTGACGTCCTTGAGCACCGATATCGACCGGATCGTCGGGCTGGAGATCGGCGCGGACGACTATGTCACCAAACCCTTCGTTCTGCGTGAGCTCCTGGCCCGGATCAAAGGCCTCCTGCGCCGGTCGGGCTTGTCAGCGCAGCGGGAGGTCAGGCCTGCACACAGACTTTTCCGTTTCGAGGGTTGGCGGATCGATCCGGCCCGGCGTCAAGTCCACGATCCGGCTCAGGCCAGGATTGCCATGACGACCCATGAATTCGATCTGCTGCTGGCCTTTTGCCGCAATGCCGGCCGGGTTCTGACCCGCGAACAGCTGCTTGCCGTGACGCATGCCGGCCTTGCCGGTCCGATCGAGCGCAGCATCGACGTGCATATCAGCCGGCTCAGGCAGAAGATCGAGAAGGACCCCCGCGATCCGCTCCTTATCAAGACGGTCCGGCTCGGCGGCTATGTCTTTACCGCGCAGGTGGAAGAGGCCGATGTTTAG
- a CDS encoding ATP-binding protein: MFRRLRRATMTIRGQITIIILVALVTIIAMGDAVERWAREDLAAPDLENIAEKLSAIAELLGPASPEHRQIILANARRAGWDIELTPTATASRFAQSSSHQSFLDIVAGRLFPPDNAPPLGGWQTFLDERRVIAARVDDDTIVITSGFPDSMLSSAFLGRGPYFFVAFFVLIGFFFIFAIRAITEPIQRIAHAAAVSDITAGSPVFAERGTVEIVALARALNGMRRRIRLMIEARTRMLRGIGHDLRTPLTRLKLRVERMGESGQKDALLSDVNRIESLLVESLNYLRNDYATETIELVDVASILQTVCSEFADIGHAVRYTGPNRLLARCRPLSITRAVTNLCDNAVKFADKAEVTMAERPETVLITVEDDGPGIPQELRERVLEPFFKSDQSRAGGGFGLGLSIVADIVHSHHGTLELRQRNPRGLSVVVAIPK; the protein is encoded by the coding sequence ATGTTTAGACGCCTGCGTCGTGCCACGATGACGATCCGCGGCCAGATCACCATCATCATTCTGGTGGCGCTTGTGACCATCATCGCCATGGGGGATGCGGTGGAGCGCTGGGCCAGGGAAGATCTTGCCGCCCCGGATCTCGAAAACATCGCCGAAAAGCTGAGCGCCATCGCAGAGCTCCTCGGACCCGCCTCGCCCGAGCACCGGCAGATCATCCTCGCCAATGCACGTCGCGCCGGCTGGGACATCGAACTCACGCCGACGGCGACCGCGAGCCGGTTTGCACAGTCTTCGAGCCACCAGAGCTTTCTGGACATCGTTGCCGGCAGGCTGTTTCCGCCAGACAACGCACCGCCGCTCGGAGGCTGGCAGACCTTCCTAGATGAACGGCGCGTGATTGCCGCGCGCGTCGACGACGACACGATCGTCATCACCTCGGGTTTTCCCGATTCCATGCTGAGCAGCGCGTTCCTGGGGCGCGGCCCCTATTTTTTCGTCGCTTTTTTCGTATTGATCGGCTTTTTCTTCATATTCGCGATCCGGGCGATTACGGAACCCATACAGCGCATCGCCCATGCGGCGGCGGTTTCCGATATCACCGCGGGTTCTCCCGTTTTTGCGGAGAGGGGAACGGTTGAGATCGTTGCACTGGCCCGGGCATTGAACGGCATGCGCCGGCGCATCCGACTGATGATCGAAGCCCGCACCCGTATGCTGCGCGGCATCGGCCATGATCTGCGCACGCCGCTGACGCGGCTGAAGCTGCGTGTGGAGCGGATGGGGGAGAGCGGTCAGAAGGACGCTCTGCTCTCCGACGTCAATCGAATCGAGAGCCTGCTCGTCGAGAGCCTGAATTATCTTCGAAACGACTATGCGACCGAGACGATCGAGCTTGTCGACGTCGCAAGCATCCTGCAGACGGTCTGCAGCGAGTTTGCCGATATCGGCCACGCCGTCCGATACACCGGGCCGAACAGGCTTCTTGCTAGATGCCGGCCGCTTTCCATCACGCGCGCGGTCACCAATCTTTGCGATAACGCCGTTAAATTTGCAGACAAGGCCGAAGTGACGATGGCCGAGCGGCCGGAAACCGTATTGATCACTGTTGAAGATGACGGCCCGGGCATTCCGCAGGAGCTTCGAGAGCGGGTACTCGAGCCTTTCTTCAAGTCGGACCAGTCGCGCGCTGGAGGCGGCTTCGGCCTCGGACTGTCGATCGTCGCAGACATTGTTCATTCTCACCATGGCACGTTGGAACTGCGGCAGCGCAACCCGCGTGGTCTCAGCGTTGTTGTGGCGATACCGAAATGA
- a CDS encoding DUF2934 domain-containing protein produces the protein MASNEGRIRQRAYEIWEQEGRPHGEDLKHWLQAFQEIAASVETDGQSAKKPRSRKATTADLPAKSKGATKAKGGAQSVPTTPPPPKPTKASRSVTRH, from the coding sequence ATGGCATCGAACGAGGGTCGCATCAGACAACGTGCTTACGAGATCTGGGAACAGGAAGGTCGGCCACACGGCGAGGACCTGAAGCATTGGCTGCAGGCGTTTCAGGAAATCGCCGCGAGCGTCGAGACGGACGGTCAGTCTGCCAAGAAGCCTCGCTCCAGAAAGGCCACGACGGCTGACCTGCCTGCGAAGTCGAAAGGCGCAACGAAGGCTAAAGGCGGTGCCCAGAGCGTTCCGACGACACCCCCTCCTCCAAAGCCGACCAAGGCATCCCGAAGCGTCACCAGGCATTGA
- the flgD gene encoding flagellar hook assembly protein FlgD yields the protein MTTNSLKGLGAFMAGSAATAQQKVMVNYDDFLQLLIAQLKNQDPTDPVDASEQLAQFASFSQVEQTIQTNQKLDALLAGSNLAQAGSYIGSYIESADGTVKGTIASVKIYSDGIIATTTEGGKILVQPGISLSQPGGGSAAAIE from the coding sequence ATGACGACAAATTCTCTCAAAGGCCTAGGCGCCTTCATGGCAGGTAGCGCGGCTACCGCGCAGCAGAAGGTGATGGTGAACTATGACGACTTCCTGCAACTTCTCATCGCGCAACTGAAGAACCAGGATCCGACCGACCCCGTGGATGCCAGTGAACAACTGGCCCAGTTCGCCAGCTTCTCGCAGGTCGAACAGACGATCCAGACGAACCAGAAGCTGGATGCCCTGCTGGCAGGCTCCAACCTCGCCCAGGCAGGCAGCTACATCGGTAGCTACATCGAAAGCGCAGATGGTACGGTCAAAGGCACGATTGCTTCCGTCAAAATCTATAGCGACGGAATCATAGCCACGACGACAGAGGGCGGGAAAATTCTTGTCCAGCCGGGTATCAGCCTCTCGCAACCCGGCGGCGGTAGCGCTGCAGCCATCGAATGA
- a CDS encoding TetR/AcrR family transcriptional regulator, translating into MINPSNTYDEILNSAEKLIVSGGYNGFSYADIAAVVGIRKASIHHHFPSKVDLVRVLVARYRANAETGLAEVESKFSDPLELLKTYAGFWAQCIEDASRPFCVCALLASELPALPLEVAIEVRAYFQHLSGWLTSVIERGDQQGALVISCPARVEAEAFMATVHGAMLSARAYGTPAVFELILEPSLQRLRPR; encoded by the coding sequence ATGATCAATCCTTCGAATACCTATGATGAGATCCTGAACAGTGCGGAAAAGCTGATCGTATCGGGCGGTTATAACGGGTTCAGCTATGCCGACATCGCTGCCGTTGTTGGCATCCGCAAGGCCAGCATCCATCACCATTTTCCAAGCAAGGTCGATCTGGTGCGTGTTCTTGTTGCCCGCTACCGCGCAAACGCCGAGACTGGCTTGGCTGAGGTGGAAAGCAAGTTTAGCGATCCGCTCGAGTTGCTGAAGACCTATGCTGGTTTTTGGGCTCAATGCATCGAGGATGCGAGCCGTCCGTTTTGTGTCTGCGCGCTTCTTGCAAGCGAGCTGCCGGCCCTTCCTTTGGAGGTCGCGATCGAAGTGCGTGCCTATTTCCAACATCTCTCAGGATGGCTGACATCGGTCATCGAACGGGGTGACCAGCAAGGAGCCCTGGTGATCTCTTGCCCGGCGCGCGTGGAGGCAGAGGCTTTCATGGCCACCGTTCACGGCGCAATGCTGTCGGCCCGAGCCTATGGAACGCCTGCCGTCTTTGAGCTGATTCTCGAGCCGAGTCTTCAGCGGTTGCGGCCGCGATGA
- a CDS encoding cytochrome b/b6 domain-containing protein: MSDSPDNDNMQYPRTLMIHRHSLITRLTHWLNAICLSFLLLSGLQIFNAHPELYWGHYGADGDPSVLTIGSSGQGDDISGFVRIAGVKVPTTGVLGVSTFEGEPTPRAFPGWATIPSFQDLATGRRWHFFFAWLFLVNGILYLGFGVLTGHFRRDLAPARRDLSPHHLWREILDHLRLRFPQGEEAKHYNTLQKLTYLAVIVILLPTMLLTGLTMSPGFDAILPPLVDIFGGRQSARTIHFTTATLLVLFVLVHVAMVVLSGTWNNMRSMITGRYAIRKKGPHA, from the coding sequence ATGAGCGACAGCCCCGACAACGACAATATGCAATATCCCCGGACCTTGATGATCCATCGTCATTCCCTGATCACGCGGCTGACGCATTGGCTGAACGCGATTTGCCTGAGCTTCCTGCTCTTGAGCGGATTGCAGATTTTCAACGCTCATCCCGAACTTTACTGGGGGCACTATGGCGCGGATGGGGACCCATCTGTTCTGACGATCGGTTCGAGCGGACAGGGTGACGATATCAGCGGTTTCGTCCGGATCGCTGGCGTCAAGGTGCCGACGACAGGTGTCCTGGGCGTCTCGACGTTTGAGGGAGAGCCGACGCCGCGGGCGTTTCCGGGCTGGGCGACGATCCCGTCGTTTCAGGACCTCGCAACCGGCCGCCGCTGGCACTTCTTCTTTGCCTGGCTATTTCTCGTCAACGGCATTCTTTACCTCGGCTTCGGCGTTCTGACCGGTCATTTTCGACGTGACCTGGCTCCAGCGCGCAGGGACCTTTCCCCGCACCATTTGTGGCGCGAAATCCTCGACCACTTGCGCCTGCGCTTCCCGCAAGGGGAAGAAGCGAAGCACTATAACACGCTCCAAAAGCTCACTTACCTCGCTGTGATCGTCATTCTGCTGCCGACGATGTTGCTGACCGGCCTGACAATGTCCCCCGGCTTTGATGCCATCCTGCCTCCCCTGGTGGACATTTTCGGTGGGCGCCAGTCGGCGCGCACCATCCACTTCACGACCGCGACGCTTCTCGTGCTCTTCGTGCTCGTGCATGTCGCGATGGTCGTGTTGTCGGGAACCTGGAACAACATGCGTTCGATGATCACGGGTCGCTATGCCATCAGAAAGAAAGGTCCACATGCATGA
- a CDS encoding molybdopterin-binding protein codes for MTRSFLTRRRFLIGSTLGASALTLSGCDILEQNTAVASVIRSAENLTMKAQRLLQGRDALGREFTETDISPSFRVNGTSAPDSEDYVELAEGKFANWRLKIDGLVDRPQELSLIDLKRLPARTQITRHDCVEGWSAIGKWTGVPLGPVLSSVGLRPNARFAVFHCADKLEKTLDGSGRYYESIDLIDAFHPQTILAYQMNGKDLTVGHGAPLRLRVERQLGYKQAKYIMRIEIVDSFAGLWGGHGGFWEDRGYEWYAGI; via the coding sequence ATGACGCGTAGCTTCCTGACCCGCAGACGTTTTCTGATCGGCAGCACACTCGGCGCTTCTGCCCTTACGCTCTCGGGCTGCGACATACTGGAACAGAATACGGCTGTGGCCAGCGTTATTCGTTCGGCCGAAAATCTGACGATGAAGGCGCAAAGGCTGCTGCAGGGGCGCGATGCTCTCGGCCGTGAATTTACCGAGACGGACATTTCTCCGTCTTTCAGGGTAAACGGCACGAGCGCACCTGACAGCGAGGACTATGTCGAACTCGCCGAAGGCAAATTCGCGAACTGGCGACTGAAGATCGATGGTCTCGTCGACCGGCCTCAGGAATTATCCCTTATTGACCTTAAGAGGCTTCCGGCCCGCACGCAGATTACCCGTCACGACTGCGTCGAGGGGTGGAGCGCGATCGGGAAATGGACGGGTGTACCGCTTGGGCCTGTCTTGAGCTCGGTGGGGCTCAGACCGAACGCGCGATTTGCGGTCTTTCACTGTGCCGACAAGTTGGAGAAGACACTTGACGGAAGTGGCCGCTACTATGAGAGCATCGATCTCATCGACGCGTTCCATCCACAGACCATCCTTGCCTATCAGATGAACGGGAAGGATCTGACCGTCGGACACGGCGCACCGTTGCGTCTGCGGGTCGAACGGCAACTCGGCTACAAGCAGGCCAAGTACATCATGCGCATTGAGATCGTCGACAGCTTTGCCGGCTTGTGGGGCGGTCATGGCGGCTTCTGGGAAGACCGCGGCTATGAGTGGTACGCGGGGATCTGA
- a CDS encoding zinc transporter ZntB, translating to MGEQVVSVASYGVEPGLRFAVLLDGNGGCRTLDMEAVRRWTPDDGVIWLHFERDHPAAAQWVTTKGGFDPLVAEALLEEETRPRVEAIDDGLLIILRGVCAAPPEEAEVSSAEIDLVPLHVWADQRRLVTLRDSGHYITALRDIRLALDKGKGPKQTGELLALVSDKLVRDLEPVLDTMDEEVDDLDELIFHGEASEVRERLKQLRRRSVQLRRYLAPQRDALNRIEHDDAPWLKERDKLRFREVIDKLMRFIEYLDAIRDRTGILHDDLSTVISERIARNSNRLAALAALLLPPSVVAGLFGMNVGGIPGVNDTWAFIIIVAFVAVISVATLMVLKRINWL from the coding sequence ATGGGCGAGCAGGTCGTGAGCGTCGCAAGTTACGGCGTCGAGCCGGGTTTGCGTTTCGCCGTGCTTCTTGACGGCAACGGCGGCTGTCGCACCCTCGACATGGAAGCAGTGCGCCGCTGGACGCCGGATGACGGCGTGATCTGGCTGCATTTCGAACGCGATCATCCGGCCGCTGCCCAATGGGTGACGACGAAAGGCGGCTTTGATCCGCTCGTTGCCGAAGCCTTGCTGGAAGAGGAAACGCGCCCGCGCGTTGAAGCCATCGATGACGGGCTGCTAATCATTCTTCGCGGCGTCTGTGCCGCGCCGCCGGAAGAGGCGGAGGTAAGTTCGGCGGAAATCGATCTTGTTCCCCTCCACGTATGGGCCGATCAGCGCAGGCTGGTGACCCTGCGCGACAGCGGCCACTATATAACCGCCTTGCGCGATATCCGCCTCGCCCTGGACAAGGGCAAGGGCCCGAAACAGACTGGGGAACTGCTCGCTCTCGTCAGCGATAAGCTGGTCCGCGACCTCGAGCCCGTACTCGACACGATGGACGAAGAAGTCGACGATCTGGACGAGTTGATCTTTCACGGCGAAGCCAGCGAAGTACGCGAGCGGCTGAAGCAGCTTCGCCGCCGCTCCGTGCAGCTTCGGCGCTATCTCGCGCCTCAGCGGGATGCCTTGAACCGCATCGAGCATGACGACGCTCCGTGGTTGAAGGAGCGTGACAAGCTACGGTTCCGCGAGGTCATCGACAAACTGATGCGCTTCATCGAATATCTCGACGCCATCCGCGACCGCACCGGCATTCTTCATGACGACCTGTCCACGGTCATCAGCGAGCGGATAGCCCGCAATTCCAATCGCCTCGCAGCACTCGCCGCCCTGCTGCTGCCGCCGAGCGTGGTGGCCGGCCTTTTCGGCATGAATGTTGGCGGCATCCCCGGCGTCAACGATACTTGGGCTTTCATCATCATCGTTGCCTTCGTTGCGGTCATTTCCGTTGCAACGCTGATGGTTCTCAAACGGATCAACTGGCTTTGA
- a CDS encoding AraC family transcriptional regulator, translating to MLQDLIANGQSMRTVSLPRGRQRLHAMPTSAGYEVRENETYDWDGRKRGLTPFTVLQHTISGTGRLRYQNRNYKLQSGDTMIVLVPHNHRYWLEKGDRWEYFWISMNGEETLRIHKMVLALAGPVFKLQQSTIDHLADCSLRLVKGANTPGSASAVAYEAAMALYDDIFGASASMAEQRAMQAVTDHINANLEKPLPVSELAAIVGLSRAHFSRSFAESEGVPPAEYVLQQRLQRAAKLLTKADFLPVKEVSIMCGFEDANYFAKVFRRVYGITPTEFRTTGMYASIGRGR from the coding sequence GTGCTGCAGGATTTGATCGCCAACGGCCAGTCGATGAGGACGGTTTCACTGCCGCGCGGACGACAGCGCCTGCATGCCATGCCGACAAGCGCCGGTTACGAGGTGCGTGAAAACGAGACCTATGATTGGGACGGCAGAAAGCGTGGCCTGACGCCCTTCACGGTGCTGCAGCATACGATCAGCGGCACCGGCCGCCTGCGCTACCAGAATCGCAATTACAAGCTCCAGAGCGGCGACACGATGATAGTGCTCGTACCGCACAATCACCGCTACTGGCTGGAAAAGGGTGACCGCTGGGAATATTTCTGGATCTCGATGAACGGCGAAGAAACGCTGCGCATCCACAAGATGGTGCTGGCACTCGCCGGCCCGGTCTTCAAGCTGCAGCAATCGACCATCGATCATCTGGCCGACTGCAGCCTGCGCCTCGTCAAAGGTGCAAACACGCCGGGCTCGGCCTCGGCGGTCGCCTATGAAGCCGCCATGGCGCTCTATGATGACATCTTCGGCGCCTCCGCTTCCATGGCCGAACAAAGGGCCATGCAGGCGGTGACCGACCATATCAACGCCAATCTGGAAAAGCCGCTGCCGGTCAGCGAACTTGCGGCGATCGTTGGGCTCAGCCGCGCTCACTTCTCGCGCAGCTTCGCCGAAAGCGAAGGCGTGCCGCCAGCCGAATATGTCCTGCAGCAGCGCCTGCAGCGCGCCGCAAAGCTGCTGACCAAGGCGGATTTCCTGCCGGTCAAGGAAGTCTCCATCATGTGCGGCTTCGAAGACGCCAATTACTTCGCCAAGGTCTTCCGGCGCGTCTATGGCATCACGCCGACGGAGTTTCGCACGACCGGCATGTACGCGAGCATCGGCCGCGGCCGGTAA
- the melA gene encoding alpha-glucosidase/alpha-galactosidase — protein MSFKIAIIGAGSVGFTKKLFTDILCVPEFKDIEFALTDLSEHNLQMIKAILDKIVESNKLPTKVTATTDRRKALEGARYVISCVRVGGLEAYADDIRIPLKYGIDQCVGDTICAGGILYGQRNIPVILDFCKDIREVAAPGAKFLNYANPMAMNTWAAIEYGKVDTVGLCHGVQHGAEQIAEVLGAKSPRELDYICSGINHQTWFVDLRLNGRKIGKDELIAAFEAHPVYSQQEKLRIDVLKRFGVYSTESNGHLSEYLPWYRKRPDEITRWIDMSDWIHGETGGYLRHSTETRNWFETEFPQFLASAEKPIDPAKRSNEHASHILEALETGRVYRGHFNVKNTGVITNLPSDAIIESPGFVDRFGINMVSGITIPEACAATCISSINVQRMSVHAAVTGDIDLLKLAVLHDPLVGAVSTPEEVWQMVDEMVVAQARWLPQYADAVPAAKERLANSKVKTREWEGAARRNVRSIEELRVEKAALKQAV, from the coding sequence ATGAGTTTCAAAATCGCTATTATCGGGGCAGGCAGTGTCGGTTTCACCAAGAAGCTGTTCACGGACATTCTCTGCGTGCCGGAATTCAAGGACATCGAATTCGCGCTGACCGATCTCAGCGAACATAACCTCCAGATGATCAAGGCGATCCTCGACAAGATCGTAGAGTCGAACAAGCTGCCGACGAAGGTGACGGCGACGACAGATCGTCGCAAGGCGCTGGAAGGCGCACGGTATGTCATCAGTTGCGTGCGCGTCGGCGGTCTGGAAGCCTATGCTGACGACATCAGGATTCCTCTGAAATACGGTATCGACCAGTGCGTCGGCGATACGATCTGCGCTGGCGGCATTCTCTACGGCCAGCGCAACATCCCCGTCATCCTCGATTTCTGCAAGGATATCCGCGAGGTCGCGGCACCGGGCGCGAAGTTCCTAAACTACGCCAATCCGATGGCGATGAATACCTGGGCGGCCATCGAATATGGCAAGGTTGATACGGTCGGCCTTTGCCATGGGGTCCAACATGGCGCCGAACAGATTGCCGAAGTGCTCGGCGCCAAGTCACCGCGCGAATTGGACTACATCTGCTCGGGCATCAACCATCAGACCTGGTTCGTTGATCTGCGTCTTAACGGCCGCAAGATCGGCAAGGATGAGTTGATCGCTGCCTTCGAGGCGCACCCGGTCTATTCGCAGCAGGAGAAGCTGCGTATCGACGTCCTGAAGCGCTTCGGCGTCTATTCGACGGAGAGCAACGGCCATCTCTCCGAATACCTGCCCTGGTATCGCAAGCGGCCGGACGAAATCACCCGCTGGATCGATATGTCGGACTGGATCCATGGCGAAACTGGCGGCTATCTGCGTCACTCGACGGAGACCCGCAACTGGTTCGAAACGGAATTCCCGCAATTCCTCGCTTCGGCCGAAAAGCCGATCGATCCGGCCAAGCGCTCCAACGAGCATGCGAGCCATATCCTTGAGGCGCTGGAGACCGGCCGGGTCTATCGCGGTCACTTCAACGTCAAGAACACCGGCGTTATCACCAACCTTCCGTCCGACGCCATCATCGAGTCGCCCGGCTTCGTCGATCGCTTCGGCATTAACATGGTCTCCGGCATCACCATTCCGGAAGCCTGTGCTGCGACCTGCATCTCCTCGATCAATGTCCAGCGCATGTCGGTGCATGCAGCTGTTACCGGCGATATCGATCTCCTGAAGCTCGCCGTCCTGCACGATCCGCTGGTCGGTGCCGTCTCGACGCCGGAAGAGGTTTGGCAGATGGTCGATGAAATGGTCGTTGCCCAGGCCCGCTGGCTGCCGCAATATGCTGATGCTGTGCCGGCCGCCAAGGAGAGGCTAGCTAATTCCAAGGTCAAGACGCGAGAGTGGGAAGGGGCCGCGCGCCGCAATGTCCGCTCAATCGAGGAGCTTCGCGTCGAAAAGGCGGCGCTGAAGCAGGCCGTCTAG